The sequence TGGCGGCGAAGCCGGTCGAACTGACCCATTCGTTCAGCCGGTGGTCGACGTCGTGATCGGACATCTCGGTCACCTGCCCACACGTGTCGCAGATGGCGAAGGCGGTCATCGAATGGCTGTGGTCGTGCGGCTCGGCGCAGGCGACGAAGGAATTGATGCTTTCCAGCCGGTGGACGAAGCCGGACTTCACCAGCGTGTCGAGCGCCCGATAGACCTGCAGCGGCGCGCGAAAACCGCGTTCGCGCAGTTGGTCAAGCAAGGTGTAGGCGCTGAGGGGCCCGCTGGCGGCCTCGAGTTTCTCGAGCACGCACACCTGGTTTTTCGTCAGCACATCCCTTGCCGCCATGGTTCTGTTCCAACTTGTCCTGCGCCATCCCCAGGGCTGTTTGCCCGTGCAAACCGCCTGGTCCCAATCAGATAGCGACGAACCGTCGTCTTTGCTACTCTTCTGTTGTTGTTCCGGGCCGATCGATGACGTGCCGGCACATTTGGTGATGGCAAGATTGATGGCGCGGCGACATTCAAAATACTGACAAAATCCTCGACGAGGGTGGTTTCGCTTGGGAAATTCGATCGGGCTTGGGGAAGCGATATGATCAAATTGACACGCCGGACGCTGCTTGTCGGCACGTCCGCGCTGATGGCGGCTGGTACGGTATCGTTCCGGGCACTGGCGGCATCGCGCACCTATCATGC is a genomic window of Mesorhizobium huakuii containing:
- a CDS encoding Fur family transcriptional regulator, with the protein product MAARDVLTKNQVCVLEKLEAASGPLSAYTLLDQLRERGFRAPLQVYRALDTLVKSGFVHRLESINSFVACAEPHDHSHSMTAFAICDTCGQVTEMSDHDVDHRLNEWVSSTGFAAKKAVIEFRGVCAKCRAEAA